One genomic window of Medicago truncatula cultivar Jemalong A17 chromosome 1, MtrunA17r5.0-ANR, whole genome shotgun sequence includes the following:
- the LOC25485493 gene encoding uncharacterized protein, with amino-acid sequence MKRQRGASVNGVNNPKNLPNVEDVVAMGKKKGKQEGEQKMEKEERKENRDISEGTTTIREGVNWNWEEYMPWLGGVVDEQMSWGSTWFPGWDMDFMGEAFNNALYNDVVWEDDIWNLKNQIPIPLHGKRFELE; translated from the coding sequence ATGAAGAGGCAAAGAGGTGCTAGTGTAAATGGTGTTAACAACCCCAAGAATCTTCCCAATGTTGAAGATGTAGTAGCAATGGGGAAGAAAAAAGGAAAGCAAGAGGGTGAACAAAAGATGGAGAAGGAGGAGAGGAAGGAAAACAGAGACATAAGTGAGGGTACAACAACAATAAGGGAGGGTGTGAATTGGAATTGGGAGGAATATATGCCATGGTTGGGAGGTGTTGTGGATGAACAAATGTCATGGGGTTCAACTTGGTTCCCCGGGTGGGATATGGATTTCATGGGTGAAGCTTTTAATAATGCTCTTTATAATGATGTTGTTTGGGAAGATGATATCTGGAATCTCAAAAATCAAATTCCAATTCCATTACATGGAAAGAGATTTGAATTGGAGTAG